In one window of Ruminococcus albus AD2013 DNA:
- the sigE gene encoding RNA polymerase sporulation sigma factor SigE encodes MKVLKKLNRWVLTLLGDTHSVDYINGADQLPPPLTKEDEARAFELFSTDEKKAKELLIVHNLRLVVYISKKFEATGVGLEDLISIGSIGLIKAVNTFRPDKNIKLATYASRCIENEILMFLRKASQRRSEISIDEPLNTDWDGNELLLSDILGTDEDTVHKGIESEVEKTLLRREIDKLGEREKMIMEMRFGLNGRKEMTQKEVAQTVGISQSYISRLEKKTLKAIRENLEKIC; translated from the coding sequence ATGAAAGTTCTGAAAAAACTAAACCGCTGGGTGTTAACTCTTCTTGGAGATACCCACAGTGTTGACTACATAAACGGTGCAGACCAGCTTCCTCCCCCGCTGACCAAAGAAGACGAAGCCCGCGCTTTTGAGCTTTTTTCAACTGATGAGAAAAAAGCAAAAGAACTGCTGATAGTACATAATCTGCGGCTTGTCGTATACATCTCAAAGAAATTTGAAGCCACTGGAGTAGGTCTTGAAGACCTTATATCCATCGGGTCTATCGGACTCATCAAGGCGGTAAACACTTTCCGTCCCGATAAGAACATCAAGCTTGCTACCTATGCTTCAAGGTGTATTGAAAACGAGATACTAATGTTCCTGCGCAAGGCATCTCAGCGAAGGAGCGAGATATCCATAGACGAACCCCTCAACACCGACTGGGACGGCAACGAACTTCTGCTGTCCGATATTCTCGGTACCGACGAAGACACCGTTCACAAGGGGATAGAGAGCGAGGTTGAAAAGACGCTTCTCCGTCGTGAGATAGACAAGCTGGGCGAGCGCGAAAAGATGATAATGGAAATGCGCTTCGGTCTCAACGGCAGAAAAGAAATGACCCAGAAAGAAGTTGCTCAGACCGTAGGGATATCCCAGTCCTACATATCACGCCTTGAAAAGAAGACACTGAAAGCTATCCGCGAAAATCTTGAAAAAATATGCTGA
- a CDS encoding sigma-E processing peptidase SpoIIGA — MKIYADVLIVTSCLVEFIYLHTAAALLHRKLRGSRVFTACIFAGVMSLLICADGGTFIGALLITLTKAAGIVVTLLIAVKVKSFGDFVRCLAVFLAIRAVYTWLIIVYWEISDTKRIFVRNFTAYFDISLLKLAAALITAYVLLSIVETVKRRVCSKTMNYEARFQCGDYEVTLPAVADTGNRLCDSFTGLPVVIFCCDDMYRHYALDETESGMRAGFRLTPYSTINGSGLLHVTSKGNVTITDDSGENYDIRCCVGIKPSDQNHSRAIFNPALLE; from the coding sequence GAAAACTTCGGGGAAGCAGGGTGTTTACAGCTTGCATTTTTGCTGGGGTGATGTCCCTGCTAATTTGTGCAGACGGCGGAACATTCATCGGTGCGCTGCTTATAACCCTTACAAAAGCGGCAGGGATAGTGGTAACTCTCCTCATCGCAGTAAAAGTAAAAAGCTTTGGTGACTTTGTTCGCTGTCTGGCTGTATTCCTTGCGATACGTGCAGTATACACCTGGCTCATTATAGTCTACTGGGAAATATCAGATACCAAACGCATATTCGTGCGAAATTTCACAGCGTATTTTGATATCTCACTGTTAAAACTTGCGGCAGCGCTGATAACAGCTTATGTATTGCTTTCGATAGTTGAAACAGTAAAACGTAGAGTCTGCTCAAAGACCATGAACTATGAAGCAAGATTTCAATGTGGTGATTATGAAGTAACTCTGCCGGCGGTTGCTGATACAGGAAACAGGCTTTGCGACAGCTTCACAGGTCTTCCTGTAGTGATATTCTGCTGTGATGATATGTACCGCCATTACGCTCTTGATGAAACAGAAAGCGGAATGCGTGCAGGATTTCGTCTGACACCATACTCGACCATAAACGGCAGCGGACTTCTTCATGTTACATCTAAAGGGAATGTCACTATCACAGACGATAGCGGCGAAAATTATGATATCAGGTGTTGTGTCGGAATAAAGCCATCAGACCAAAACCACAGTCGTGCTATTTTCAACCCCGCTTTGCTGGAATGA